In the Candidatus Kapaibacterium sp. genome, TGGAGTACCAGTCGTTGGCCTCTACTCGCTAGAGCCGCCACACCATCCCCGACGCTGGGGGCCATACGCAGGGCACGCAATTATCCTAACGCCCCCAGTAGAACAACCGCCGGCGACTGTGTGGGCGATCCCCGTGGAGCAAGTCTACCGTGCTGTCGTGGAGCTGTGGAGTCTGAGTCTGGTTTCCCGTACGACAGCACAGGATAACTTGCGGGTTGTAGGGTGAGCTATTGGGGGCGCTCAGAGTTGGGAAGGGCACCGTAGAAAGGCGTGCCACGAGGGGAGTAAGTGGGGAAGAGTTCGTAGAGTAGCTCCCGAAGGGTTTCCGTGTCCACGGGCGCTAGGTCTTCTTCTCGGATGTGGCTCAGGAGGTGCTCCAGCTGGTGGACAGAGAGGAGCTGGAGCGAGTAGATGTGCATGAGGTGCTGGAAGCTGTCGCTGGAGAACAGGCTAGTCTCCTCGGTGCACAGGGGTCGGAAGCTGTCTTTTCGGGTCGGTGGACGTCGCAGAATTAAGGAGTGATGCTGTAAGTGCGGGAGCCACGAGAGTGCTTGTATCGCCTCTGCCTGTGAGAAGCCCATACGTCCCATCCGATTGATCCCGTAAGCAGCGAAGCGACGGTGGTTGCGGAAAACGTAGGGGTTATCCAGCATTTCAGCTAGCCAGGCGATGATGGCCCCTAAGAGGCGCTCACGACGGCGCTGCCGAGCTCTTCGAAGGCGGTCGTTCTGGGACACTCTTGGGGAGGACTTCGTTGAGGAAGGTTCGGAGGTAGCGTTCTTGCTGCGCTTCCATGTGCTGGCGTTGGGATGCTGTTTGGTCGTCGTACCCGAGGGCATGTAGGGTCCCGTGGATACTGAGACGGATGAGTTCTTCCGCGAGCGGAACACGGTATTCTTCAGCCTGTCGCTGCGCTTGCTGGACGCCGATGTAGATCTCGGCCTCCAGCGGCGCAGGTGCCAAGACGAACGTCAGCACGTCCGTAGGGTAGTCGTGCTGCAGGTACTGTCGGTTGAGCTCCTGGATGGTCTGGTCGTCGGCTAAGACGATACGGACAGTAGCTGTGCTGACACCTTCCTGCTGGAGTACGAACCGGGCGGCCTCGCGTAAGTGTGCTCTCGGTATGGGAGAGTTGCGGAGTCCGGCGAGGTATGTGGAGACTCGAAGTGCCATCGGTTCATGCGGGAGCAGACTCTGTCTGGATGAGCCAACCGTGCCAGTGCTCTATCCATACTGTGGGCTTCCAGGAGACGAGCGTGAGGCAAGAGCTGAAGCCGGGCATGGAGAGGACGCACGTATGGAATTCGCCTCGCTCCCCGCAGGGATCCACCGAAGGCGGTAGGGCATCCAGGAAGG is a window encoding:
- the ybeY gene encoding rRNA maturation RNase YbeY; the encoded protein is MALRVSTYLAGLRNSPIPRAHLREAARFVLQQEGVSTATVRIVLADDQTIQELNRQYLQHDYPTDVLTFVLAPAPLEAEIYIGVQQAQRQAEEYRVPLAEELIRLSIHGTLHALGYDDQTASQRQHMEAQQERYLRTFLNEVLPKSVPERPPSKSSAAPS
- a CDS encoding DUF494 family protein, with the translated sequence MSQNDRLRRARQRRRERLLGAIIAWLAEMLDNPYVFRNHRRFAAYGINRMGRMGFSQAEAIQALSWLPHLQHHSLILRRPPTRKDSFRPLCTEETSLFSSDSFQHLMHIYSLQLLSVHQLEHLLSHIREEDLAPVDTETLRELLYELFPTYSPRGTPFYGALPNSERPQ